The following are from one region of the Patescibacteria group bacterium genome:
- a CDS encoding S1C family serine protease gives MKNKIKKILEKNGVAILLVLVLIIGLLAGLAGELISRTYLFGDSYNIPFFGGISFSDGNYSGSNLVIQGARKVVVEQNVKIAETINSARGNLVGIFKKIKSDDPESGFDLENYYKLNQALGLGLIITSDGWIITDALPENLSNENIFNNYVAISKERQIYKIDQIIRDTLTPFSFIRVEGVRDFPVQQFAENKAESGQLAIAVGWSGSTLTSVAGGERESLLKFSDDLPGELILANTFGENLKGAAVFDLTSKVIGLIDSRGKARPIGHFQSAIRSLLKSKEIKRPSLGVNYLDLSLLAKEDNKHKKGALIYKGTSGISVVKNSPAALAGLKDGDIIIQVDNIEINENNSLSDIIQGRLAGDKANIVYMRAEEKFEVEVALAEIK, from the coding sequence ATGAAAAACAAAATAAAGAAAATATTAGAAAAAAACGGGGTAGCGATATTGCTGGTTTTGGTTTTGATAATAGGGCTTTTGGCCGGATTGGCCGGAGAATTAATTTCCCGGACTTATTTATTTGGGGATTCTTACAATATTCCTTTCTTTGGCGGCATCAGTTTTTCTGACGGAAATTATTCGGGGTCAAATTTGGTTATTCAGGGGGCAAGGAAAGTGGTGGTGGAACAAAACGTAAAGATAGCCGAAACCATTAATTCCGCCAGAGGCAATTTGGTTGGTATTTTTAAAAAAATTAAATCGGATGATCCTGAATCGGGGTTTGATTTGGAAAATTATTACAAGTTAAACCAGGCGCTTGGTTTGGGGCTGATTATCACCAGTGATGGCTGGATCATAACCGATGCCTTGCCTGAAAATTTGAGCAATGAAAATATTTTTAATAATTATGTCGCTATCAGCAAGGAAAGGCAAATATATAAAATTGACCAGATCATAAGAGATACTTTAACGCCGTTTTCTTTTATCCGCGTGGAAGGGGTGAGGGATTTCCCGGTTCAGCAATTTGCGGAAAATAAAGCGGAAAGCGGACAATTAGCAATAGCGGTCGGCTGGTCCGGAAGCACTTTGACTTCGGTTGCCGGAGGCGAGCGGGAGAGTTTGTTAAAGTTTAGCGATGATTTGCCGGGCGAGCTAATTTTGGCTAATACTTTTGGAGAAAATTTAAAGGGAGCGGCGGTGTTTGATTTAACCAGCAAGGTTATCGGGCTGATAGACAGCCGGGGAAAGGCAAGGCCGATTGGCCATTTCCAATCCGCTATCAGGAGCCTTCTGAAAAGCAAAGAAATAAAGCGTCCGAGTTTAGGCGTTAATTATCTTGATTTATCCCTTTTGGCCAAAGAGGACAATAAACACAAAAAAGGCGCTCTTATCTACAAAGGAACGAGCGGTATAAGCGTTGTGAAAAACAGTCCGGCGGCTTTAGCCGGCTTGAAAGATGGGGATATTATAATCCAAGTGGATAATATTGAAATCAATGAAAATAATAGCCTGTCAGATATTATCCAAGGCCGTCTGGCCGGCGACAAAGCAAATATAGTTTATATGCGAGCGGAAGAAAAATTTGAGGTTGAGGTGGCGCTGGCGGAGATAAAATAA
- a CDS encoding SIMPL domain-containing protein (The SIMPL domain is named for its presence in mouse protein SIMPL (signalling molecule that associates with mouse pelle-like kinase). Bacterial member BP26, from Brucella, was shown to assemble into a channel-like structure, while YggE from E. coli has been associated with resistance to oxidative stress.), with product MIPNKILTILAGVFLAIGSIYLAMLSWNAIKAHNYIGVSEEQRHSITVTGEGEVIGVPDIAKIWLGYRIEKKTVAEAQKDNTDKMNAVIKKLKDDFKIDAKDIKTVNYSIYPQYDWSKGIQLFRGYEVNQNLEIKVREMEKVSQILDAAGGLGLNQIGNLSFEVDDEESLKQEARIKAIEAAKAKAENLAKVAGVKLGRIINFSESSSGYMPIAYRESYKMIADEALGMGGAAPEIQAGSSEIKVTATVEYEIL from the coding sequence ATGATTCCCAACAAAATCCTTACTATTCTTGCCGGAGTTTTTTTGGCTATCGGCTCAATTTATTTGGCCATGCTTTCCTGGAACGCGATCAAGGCCCATAATTATATCGGGGTAAGCGAAGAACAGAGGCATTCAATCACGGTTACGGGAGAAGGGGAGGTAATTGGCGTGCCGGATATAGCAAAAATTTGGCTTGGGTACAGAATAGAGAAAAAAACAGTGGCAGAGGCGCAGAAAGACAATACCGACAAAATGAACGCGGTTATAAAGAAACTGAAAGATGATTTTAAAATTGACGCCAAGGACATAAAAACGGTAAATTACAGCATTTATCCGCAGTATGATTGGAGCAAGGGCATACAACTTTTCCGGGGATACGAAGTAAACCAGAATCTTGAAATAAAGGTGAGGGAGATGGAGAAAGTAAGCCAGATTTTAGACGCGGCCGGGGGCCTGGGCTTAAATCAAATCGGCAATTTGTCTTTTGAAGTTGACGACGAAGAAAGCTTAAAACAGGAAGCCAGGATTAAAGCGATAGAGGCGGCTAAAGCCAAAGCTGAAAATTTGGCGAAGGTAGCGGGAGTTAAATTGGGAAGGATTATAAATTTTTCTGAATCAAGCAGCGGATATATGCCGATTGCCTATCGGGAAAGCTATAAGATGATAGCCGATGAAGCTTTGGGCATGGGTGGCGCCGCGCCGGAAATTCAAGCCGGCAGCAGTGAAATAAAAGTAACGGCAACGGTTGAATATGAAATACTATAG
- a CDS encoding type II secretion system protein: MKKNGFTLIELLVVISIIGLLSSMAVYALNVARVKAKEARCRADLKQILTAIEVKRDEQNKVLMGVTGSGCTQCSCTPYDDAAFNSPTCISRLTATFKNLGFPDIVRDPWGKPYLIDENEYEFSADLCRRDSLNSLNCGSIHIPFYICH; this comes from the coding sequence ATGAAAAAAAACGGTTTTACCCTTATAGAATTATTAGTGGTTATTTCTATTATCGGTCTTTTGTCGTCAATGGCGGTTTACGCTCTGAATGTGGCTAGAGTGAAAGCGAAGGAGGCGCGTTGCCGGGCCGATTTGAAACAAATACTCACGGCCATAGAGGTAAAAAGGGATGAACAGAATAAGGTATTGATGGGGGTAACCGGATCTGGTTGTACGCAATGTTCTTGCACCCCCTATGATGATGCCGCCTTTAATTCTCCAACATGTATTAGCCGGCTTACCGCGACTTTTAAAAATTTAGGTTTTCCGGACATTGTAAGAGACCCCTGGGGGAAGCCTTACTTAATAGATGAAAATGAATATGAATTTTCCGCCGATCTTTGCCGAAGAGATTCCTTGAACTCATTAAATTGCGGCAGCATTCATATCCCTTTTTATATTTGCCATTAA
- the gpmI gene encoding 2,3-bisphosphoglycerate-independent phosphoglycerate mutase, which translates to MKNKQKSFSSLPMILVILDGWGLAKPNKGNAVTLSDTPTMDGISKKYPFTELHAYGRYVGLPPKQDGNSEAGHMNIGAGRVVEQDAVKISKSINDGTFFKNTALMEAIKNAKTNKSKMHLMGMLSNGMSAHSEPDHILALLTLLEKNKVDNVYLHLFTDGRDSPKYAALKLVEDMERSFKNKEKVATIIGRFYAMDRTKKWERTKMAYEALLLGKGHEAKNARTAISESYNKGDNDEFIEPYIIDPAGRIEEGDSVIFFNLRSDRARQLAKVFVQKNFNEDNPGSFKRAIVLKNLCFVAMTDFGPDLDSIMSAFPSVDLKQTLPMVLSDMKQLYLAETEKYAHVTYFFNGGYSGRVNGEDQAVIASPDVKSYDATPAMKTRELTETVIHSLEKRKYDFILLNFAAPDMIGHTGNLEAGIRCCHEVDKCLGRIVKAYLGAGGTVVITADHGNIEEMINLETEEIDTEHSTNPVPFVIVNKKYGGSNKIKLKDDGVLGDIAPTILELMGRKKPKEMSGESLIK; encoded by the coding sequence ATGAAAAATAAGCAAAAAAGTTTTAGTAGTTTGCCTATGATACTTGTAATCTTAGACGGTTGGGGCCTAGCCAAACCGAACAAGGGCAATGCCGTAACTTTGTCTGACACACCCACCATGGACGGGATATCAAAAAAGTACCCCTTTACGGAGTTGCATGCCTACGGCCGTTATGTGGGTTTGCCGCCAAAACAGGACGGCAACAGCGAAGCCGGGCATATGAACATTGGGGCTGGCCGGGTAGTGGAGCAGGACGCGGTAAAAATAAGCAAAAGCATTAACGACGGAACTTTTTTCAAGAATACGGCTTTAATGGAAGCAATAAAGAATGCTAAAACCAACAAGTCAAAAATGCATCTGATGGGCATGCTTTCCAACGGCATGAGCGCCCACAGCGAACCGGATCACATTTTAGCTCTGTTGACTTTGCTGGAAAAAAATAAAGTTGATAATGTTTATCTCCATTTATTTACGGACGGCCGCGATTCCCCGAAATACGCGGCTTTAAAATTAGTGGAAGACATGGAGAGGAGTTTCAAAAACAAAGAGAAAGTAGCCACGATTATCGGGCGTTTTTACGCTATGGACCGGACGAAAAAATGGGAGAGGACAAAAATGGCTTATGAAGCCTTGCTTTTGGGCAAAGGCCATGAAGCGAAAAACGCGCGGACAGCCATAAGTGAAAGTTATAACAAAGGAGATAACGATGAATTTATTGAACCTTACATAATAGATCCGGCCGGCCGGATAGAGGAAGGGGACAGCGTAATATTTTTTAACCTGCGGTCGGACCGCGCCCGGCAACTGGCCAAAGTTTTCGTCCAAAAGAATTTTAATGAAGATAATCCCGGGTCATTTAAAAGGGCGATCGTTTTAAAAAACCTGTGCTTTGTGGCCATGACTGATTTCGGCCCGGATTTAGACTCCATTATGTCCGCTTTTCCCAGCGTGGATTTAAAGCAGACCCTGCCTATGGTACTGTCTGATATGAAACAGCTTTATTTGGCGGAAACGGAAAAATACGCCCATGTCACTTACTTTTTCAACGGCGGTTATTCCGGCCGGGTTAACGGCGAAGACCAGGCGGTTATCGCCTCCCCAGATGTAAAATCCTATGACGCCACGCCGGCCATGAAAACAAGAGAGTTAACCGAAACGGTCATTCATAGTCTGGAGAAAAGAAAATATGATTTTATCCTTCTTAATTTTGCCGCGCCGGATATGATAGGCCATACCGGAAACCTAGAGGCGGGCATAAGGTGCTGCCACGAAGTTGATAAATGCCTGGGGCGGATTGTGAAAGCTTATCTGGGCGCCGGCGGGACTGTTGTTATAACCGCCGATCACGGCAATATAGAGGAGATGATAAATTTGGAAACCGAAGAAATTGACACCGAGCATTCAACCAATCCGGTGCCATTCGTTATAGTCAACAAGAAATACGGCGGGAGTAATAAAATTAAATTGAAAGATGACGGGGTTTTGGGGGATATTGCGCCGACGATTCTGGAATTGATGGGAAGAAAAAAACCAAAGGAAATGTCAGGAGAAAGTTTAATAAAATAA
- the eno gene encoding phosphopyruvate hydratase — MPKIKKIIAREILDSRGNPTIETKIELDNGVAAEASVPSGASTGEHEALEFRDGDKKRYDGLGVLKAVENVNNKISKILIGKDPGQQEKIDKEMIKLDGTEKKSKLGANAILSVSLACARVSALSAKKELYQYLAETHDFETKKYKLPAPFFNIFNGGKHADTNLDFQEFMIAPMKKVSFSEKVRMGAEIFHRLGRVLKRANFDTDVGNEGGYAPDIVSSVQAIELILAAVLEAGYTPGKDVGLGIDVGSSELYSKKAEKYIFRLDRASFTSNTLVGLYYEWFRKYPIISLEDGLAEDDWEGWRGLTKELGEEMLIIGDDLFATNINRLRRGLKEKVANTILIKPNQVGTLTETMDCVKFAKKHNYKVMVSHRSGETCDDFIADLAVAIGADYIKAGSLSRGERVAKYNRLMEIESMI, encoded by the coding sequence ATGCCTAAAATAAAAAAAATAATAGCGCGGGAAATTTTAGATTCCCGGGGAAACCCGACAATTGAAACTAAAATTGAACTGGATAACGGAGTGGCAGCTGAAGCCAGCGTTCCTTCCGGAGCTTCTACCGGGGAGCATGAGGCTTTGGAGTTTCGCGATGGAGATAAAAAAAGATATGATGGGCTGGGGGTCTTAAAGGCAGTTGAAAACGTCAACAATAAAATTTCAAAAATTTTGATTGGCAAAGACCCTGGTCAACAGGAAAAAATTGATAAAGAAATGATCAAGCTTGACGGCACGGAGAAAAAAAGCAAGCTGGGAGCTAATGCTATTTTATCGGTTTCCTTGGCTTGCGCTCGCGTTTCCGCGCTTTCGGCTAAGAAAGAACTGTATCAATATTTAGCGGAGACTCACGATTTTGAGACAAAGAAGTATAAGTTGCCGGCTCCCTTTTTTAATATTTTTAACGGCGGGAAGCATGCTGATACTAATCTGGATTTTCAAGAATTCATGATCGCGCCTATGAAGAAAGTAAGCTTTTCAGAAAAAGTTAGAATGGGAGCGGAAATTTTCCATAGATTGGGCCGGGTTTTAAAAAGAGCCAATTTCGACACCGATGTCGGCAATGAAGGCGGCTATGCCCCGGATATTGTTTCGTCAGTACAGGCGATTGAACTTATCTTGGCGGCTGTATTGGAGGCCGGGTATACGCCGGGAAAAGATGTCGGGCTGGGAATTGATGTCGGCTCTTCCGAACTTTATAGTAAAAAAGCGGAAAAATATATTTTCAGATTGGATCGGGCGAGTTTCACGAGCAATACCCTGGTCGGCCTTTATTACGAATGGTTCAGGAAATATCCGATTATCTCTTTGGAAGACGGATTGGCTGAAGACGATTGGGAAGGCTGGAGGGGGTTGACAAAAGAGCTCGGAGAAGAGATGCTTATTATTGGCGATGATTTGTTCGCCACCAATATTAACCGTTTGCGTCGAGGCCTAAAAGAGAAAGTGGCAAACACTATCTTGATAAAACCGAATCAGGTGGGGACTCTTACTGAAACAATGGATTGCGTGAAGTTTGCCAAAAAGCATAATTACAAGGTGATGGTTTCGCATAGGAGCGGGGAAACTTGCGATGACTTTATCGCGGATTTAGCGGTTGCTATCGGGGCTGATTATATCAAAGCCGGATCATTATCACGAGGAGAAAGGGTGGCAAAATATAATCGGTTGATGGAAATAGAGAGTATGATATAA
- a CDS encoding type II secretion system protein, translating into MKSYINLNRESGFTLIELLVVIAIIGLLSSMAVYALNVARMKARDAKKLADFRSISNALQMFYDKNGQMPPNYVSGQEVCDGGPNQAQYDQVMGYLVSEGFLAFIPRTPGHGTYCYYNYGKGNNIGGLLVTILEAAPSTTTGIPPSCRPWPAGVNWCSQSSSKQYCLCNPF; encoded by the coding sequence ATGAAAAGTTATATTAATTTAAATAGAGAAAGTGGTTTTACCCTTATAGAATTATTGGTAGTTATTGCCATTATCGGTCTTTTGTCGTCAATGGCGGTTTACGCTTTGAATGTCGCCAGGATGAAAGCCAGGGATGCGAAAAAATTGGCTGATTTTAGGAGTATCTCTAATGCCTTACAGATGTTTTATGATAAGAACGGACAGATGCCTCCAAATTATGTTTCGGGTCAGGAAGTCTGCGATGGCGGCCCCAACCAAGCTCAATATGATCAAGTTATGGGATATTTAGTAAGCGAGGGTTTTTTAGCTTTTATACCGCGCACCCCGGGACACGGGACATATTGTTATTATAATTATGGCAAGGGCAATAACATTGGAGGGCTTTTAGTGACAATATTGGAAGCCGCTCCAAGTACGACTACTGGCATTCCGCCTTCCTGCCGTCCTTGGCCGGCAGGAGTGAATTGGTGCAGCCAGAGCAGCAGCAAGCAATACTGCCTCTGCAATCCCTTTTAG
- a CDS encoding SPFH domain-containing protein, producing METFYVILGVIIFIILISLKQINQYERGVRFTMGRYQGIMNPGWRIVIPIFQTYKKVDMRVKAVDVPDQKAITRDNVSVMVNAVIYYKVSFAEKAIIEVEDFRYAISQFAQTTMRNIVGEATLDELLANRDKIADRIREIVDKETDEWGLKVNNVELKDVSLPEEMERVIAKQAEAEREKRAVIIKAEGEVAAAENMSKAARMLSSSDGALHLRTLQSINDLSSDQSNTIIFAVPLEVLRAFEGLKDDKKDEK from the coding sequence ATGGAAACATTTTATGTTATTTTAGGGGTTATAATTTTCATAATTCTTATTAGCTTGAAACAAATCAACCAATATGAAAGAGGAGTTAGATTCACCATGGGCCGGTATCAGGGCATTATGAATCCGGGCTGGCGGATTGTCATTCCGATTTTTCAGACTTATAAAAAAGTTGATATGCGGGTTAAGGCCGTTGACGTGCCAGACCAAAAAGCCATTACTAGAGATAACGTCTCGGTTATGGTTAATGCCGTTATTTATTATAAGGTCTCTTTCGCGGAAAAGGCCATAATTGAAGTTGAAGATTTTCGGTACGCCATTTCCCAGTTTGCCCAGACTACAATGCGCAACATTGTCGGCGAAGCCACTTTGGACGAATTATTGGCCAATCGGGATAAAATCGCGGACAGGATTAGGGAGATAGTTGACAAGGAAACGGACGAGTGGGGGTTAAAGGTAAATAACGTTGAATTGAAAGATGTAAGTTTGCCCGAAGAGATGGAGCGGGTGATTGCCAAGCAGGCTGAAGCGGAAAGAGAAAAGCGGGCTGTTATTATCAAGGCTGAAGGCGAAGTGGCGGCGGCGGAAAATATGTCAAAAGCCGCCCGGATGCTTTCCAGTTCTGATGGCGCTTTGCATTTAAGGACCTTGCAATCCATCAACGACTTGTCATCAGATCAGTCAAACACCATAATTTTCGCTGTCCCGCTAGAGGTATTGCGGGCATTTGAGGGGCTTAAAGACGACAAAAAAGATGAAAAATAA
- a CDS encoding type II secretion system protein yields the protein MLFRPNSRTKGFTLIELLVVIAIIGLLASMAVYALNVTRVKARDARRKADIVQLHKSLDIAANNNGGHYPDTTGGVFVYAASYLKCLGKNTSQTCFGGRFRGLDSLEAVLSPIIKAPADPVRVNTIFDGYLYSRSCHVTHAPGWENKPCILWLPEEPVTANNCHPGVVGSSGGDVCGYSCSFCALKLGN from the coding sequence ATGCTTTTCAGGCCAAATAGCAGAACCAAGGGTTTTACTCTAATAGAATTATTGGTGGTTATTGCCATTATCGGTCTTTTGGCGTCAATGGCGGTTTACGCTTTGAACGTCACCCGGGTGAAAGCCAGGGACGCGAGAAGGAAGGCGGATATTGTGCAGCTGCATAAAAGTTTGGATATAGCGGCGAACAATAATGGCGGACATTATCCGGATACAACTGGAGGCGTTTTTGTATATGCGGCGTCTTATTTGAAATGTTTGGGGAAAAATACCAGCCAGACCTGTTTCGGAGGTAGATTCAGGGGGCTGGATTCCCTTGAGGCCGTTCTTTCCCCTATAATAAAAGCGCCGGCAGACCCGGTTCGAGTCAATACCATTTTTGACGGTTATTTATACTCCAGATCTTGCCATGTGACCCACGCGCCGGGATGGGAAAATAAACCGTGCATTTTATGGTTGCCGGAAGAACCAGTAACCGCGAATAATTGCCACCCGGGAGTAGTCGGATCGTCCGGCGGTGATGTTTGCGGTTATTCATGCTCGTTTTGCGCACTAAAATTAGGCAATTAA
- the gpmI gene encoding 2,3-bisphosphoglycerate-independent phosphoglycerate mutase — protein MVANKTQINRPKPVILVILDGWGITQPYTGNAISQANTPNFNGLVAQYPSMTLRASGEAVGLPWGEAGNSEVGHLNLGLGRIIYQDLPRVNKAISDNSFYKNEVFLKAIEHAKTNNGKLHFLGLVSSGNVHASIEHLYALLALAKEKKAKEAYIHVILDGRDTPYNSGVSFMKDLNHYIAECGLGKIATVSGRFYAMDRDNHWDRTAKAYAAIAEGKGNQGEDAIKILEESYKKKIYDEEFVPAVIMEKGQPVAKIENGDAVIFFNFRPDRARQITKAFVLPSFNKFAGWKYLNKLFFAGFTEYEKSLPMEIAFLPEIITNTLGEVISKNNLKQLRIAETEKYAHVTYFFNGGREERSEGEDHELVPSPAVASYDLKPEMSAPEVAEKVIKAIDNEAYDFILVNFDNPDMVGHTGNLEAAVKAVETIDNCLGKISKKVLDKDGALLVTADHGNAEMMFNMQTGMIDKEHTANPVPFILIGKQFEGKTIGFKEIPGSDLSLVKPQGILSDVAPTALKIMGLPKPDEMTGRSLF, from the coding sequence ATGGTAGCAAACAAAACGCAAATTAATAGGCCTAAGCCCGTTATTTTGGTTATCCTGGACGGCTGGGGAATAACCCAACCCTATACCGGCAACGCCATTAGCCAGGCCAACACTCCTAATTTTAACGGTTTGGTCGCCCAGTATCCGTCTATGACTCTGCGAGCTTCCGGCGAAGCCGTGGGCCTGCCCTGGGGCGAAGCCGGAAATAGCGAAGTTGGTCATCTTAACCTAGGTTTGGGCAGGATTATTTATCAGGATTTGCCCAGGGTTAACAAGGCAATCAGCGATAATAGTTTTTATAAAAATGAGGTTTTTTTGAAAGCGATTGAGCATGCGAAAACCAACAACGGAAAATTACACTTTTTAGGGTTAGTTTCCTCCGGAAACGTCCATGCTTCAATTGAACATTTATACGCTTTATTGGCCTTGGCCAAAGAAAAGAAAGCCAAAGAGGCTTATATTCACGTTATTTTAGACGGTCGGGACACCCCCTACAACAGCGGCGTGAGTTTTATGAAGGATTTGAATCATTATATCGCTGAATGCGGTTTGGGAAAAATTGCCACGGTTTCCGGCCGTTTTTACGCCATGGACCGGGATAACCATTGGGACAGGACGGCCAAGGCTTATGCGGCAATTGCCGAAGGCAAGGGCAATCAGGGCGAAGATGCTATAAAAATTCTGGAAGAGAGTTATAAGAAAAAAATATATGATGAGGAATTTGTGCCTGCGGTAATCATGGAAAAAGGGCAGCCGGTGGCGAAGATAGAAAACGGCGATGCAGTTATTTTTTTCAATTTTCGGCCGGATCGGGCCAGGCAAATTACCAAAGCTTTTGTCTTGCCAAGCTTTAACAAATTTGCCGGCTGGAAGTACCTGAATAAGCTGTTTTTTGCCGGTTTTACTGAATACGAAAAAAGTTTGCCGATGGAAATCGCCTTCCTGCCGGAAATTATAACCAATACTCTGGGCGAGGTAATTTCCAAGAATAATTTAAAACAACTGCGAATCGCGGAAACGGAAAAATACGCCCATGTTACCTATTTTTTTAATGGCGGCCGAGAAGAGAGGAGCGAGGGCGAGGACCATGAATTAGTGCCGTCGCCGGCGGTTGCCAGCTATGATCTAAAGCCGGAAATGTCGGCCCCTGAAGTCGCGGAAAAAGTTATAAAGGCCATAGACAATGAAGCTTATGATTTTATTCTGGTTAATTTTGACAATCCGGACATGGTTGGCCATACCGGAAATTTAGAAGCGGCTGTCAAGGCGGTTGAAACCATTGACAACTGCTTGGGCAAAATAAGCAAAAAAGTTTTAGACAAAGACGGAGCGTTATTAGTGACGGCTGACCACGGCAACGCCGAGATGATGTTTAATATGCAAACCGGAATGATAGACAAAGAGCATACGGCCAATCCCGTGCCTTTTATCCTCATCGGAAAGCAGTTTGAGGGGAAAACCATAGGTTTTAAAGAAATTCCGGGCAGCGATCTAAGCCTGGTTAAGCCGCAGGGAATTTTATCCGATGTGGCGCCGACAGCGCTGAAAATAATGGGTTTGCCCAAACCGGATGAAATGACCGGCCGGAGTCTATTTTAA
- a CDS encoding phosphoglycerate kinase, with product MLNSIKSIRQAKKLVGKRVFLRTDFNVPVEKGKVADDYKIMASLPTIRFLLRYRAKIIIASHLGRPDGRREKKYSLAPVARHLGGLLDEKVRFSDDCTGLAAGTAVGKMKPGEILMLENLRFAKGEEKNDKKFAKELAGLADIYVNDAFANSHRKHASMAAIKKYLPSYAGLLLAEEVENLNKIIYPRQPLIAVIGGAKIGTKISFIRKLSQKSFKVLIGGALANNFFAARGMEIGKSLADKKSVALAKSLKAKNILLPVDVVVSGKKDGRGPVKVKNDFRVNKNEAILDIGPKTVRLYSSFLKKAQTIIWNGPMGMFENEHFKHGTLAIARVIASRSRGRAFGVVGGGETIAALKMTGMEDYVDWISTGGGATLAFLNGEKMPGLSKITK from the coding sequence ATGTTGAACTCAATAAAATCAATCAGGCAAGCGAAAAAACTGGTCGGAAAGAGGGTATTTTTACGGACTGATTTTAATGTTCCCGTGGAAAAGGGCAAAGTCGCGGATGATTATAAGATAATGGCAAGTTTGCCAACTATTCGTTTTTTGCTGCGTTATCGGGCCAAAATTATCATTGCCAGCCATCTTGGCCGGCCGGACGGGAGAAGAGAAAAAAAATACTCTCTGGCGCCAGTGGCAAGGCATTTAGGCGGTTTGCTTGATGAAAAAGTGCGGTTTTCGGATGATTGTACCGGTCTGGCGGCCGGTACGGCCGTGGGCAAGATGAAACCGGGAGAGATTTTGATGCTGGAAAATTTGCGTTTTGCCAAGGGCGAGGAAAAAAATGATAAAAAATTTGCCAAGGAGCTGGCTGGCTTGGCCGATATTTATGTTAATGACGCTTTTGCCAATAGCCATCGGAAGCATGCTTCAATGGCGGCCATAAAAAAATATCTGCCGTCTTACGCCGGCCTGCTTCTCGCCGAAGAAGTGGAAAACCTTAATAAAATCATTTATCCTAGACAACCGCTGATAGCCGTTATCGGCGGAGCGAAAATTGGCACTAAAATTTCGTTTATCAGGAAATTAAGCCAAAAATCTTTTAAAGTTTTAATCGGCGGAGCCTTGGCTAATAATTTTTTTGCGGCCCGGGGGATGGAAATAGGAAAGTCGTTAGCTGATAAAAAAAGCGTGGCTTTGGCCAAGAGCTTAAAAGCAAAGAATATTCTTTTGCCAGTTGACGTGGTGGTGAGCGGCAAAAAAGACGGCCGCGGCCCGGTCAAAGTAAAAAACGATTTTAGAGTGAATAAAAACGAAGCAATTCTGGATATCGGGCCAAAAACCGTAAGATTATATTCTTCGTTTTTGAAGAAAGCCCAGACTATCATCTGGAACGGCCCAATGGGAATGTTTGAGAACGAACATTTTAAGCACGGCACTTTGGCTATCGCCCGCGTTATCGCTTCCCGTTCCCGAGGCCGCGCGTTTGGAGTGGTTGGCGGGGGAGAAACTATTGCCGCTTTGAAAATGACAGGGATGGAAGACTATGTGGACTGGATTTCAACGGGCGGAGGAGCGACCTTGGCTTTTTTAAACGGGGAGAAAATGCCCGGACTTAGTAAAATAACAAAATAA
- a CDS encoding CDP-alcohol phosphatidyltransferase family protein — MLADERKDFADNLNLKFQGYQGIILKPLLILLHRFGLSANILTNFRLLGGVVFLFWFYYGEEFFASLFLVFILLLDIFDGALARFQNKASDRGKFLDIFTDSVVYSFTILALFKFRENLTPLAYNIFIIAVAYLLGIIKKREFKKSDWILCPRAQLSYLKAIVVIPFFLLIFFRWNFIFEAVFIANVIATILSVYYFIFIQIRWKKFYGAIK, encoded by the coding sequence ATGTTAGCGGACGAGAGAAAGGATTTTGCCGATAACCTTAATTTAAAATTTCAGGGATATCAGGGCATTATTTTGAAACCATTACTTATTCTTCTTCATCGGTTTGGTTTAAGCGCCAATATCTTGACCAATTTTAGGCTTTTGGGGGGAGTAGTTTTTTTATTTTGGTTCTACTACGGCGAAGAATTCTTTGCCTCTTTATTTCTTGTTTTTATTTTGCTTTTGGATATTTTTGACGGGGCGCTGGCAAGATTCCAGAACAAGGCTTCTGATCGCGGGAAGTTTCTTGATATTTTCACGGATTCCGTGGTTTATTCATTTACCATTTTAGCGTTATTTAAATTCAGAGAAAATTTAACGCCTCTGGCTTATAACATTTTTATTATCGCCGTTGCTTATCTTCTGGGAATAATAAAAAAGCGGGAATTTAAAAAATCCGACTGGATTCTTTGTCCCCGCGCCCAATTAAGTTACCTTAAAGCCATTGTGGTAATTCCATTTTTTCTTTTAATTTTTTTTCGCTGGAATTTTATTTTTGAAGCGGTTTTTATCGCCAATGTTATTGCCACCATTCTAAGCGTTTATTACTTTATTTTTATCCAGATCAGGTGGAAAAAATTTTATGGCGCCATAAAATAA